GAAATCTCAACCGGTAGAGTAACAACCATAGTAGATAACCCTGTAGCACATAAAAATGTATCCCTTTTTGCTCGCAATTCCGGACACAGGGTTGAAGACAAGGAAGAAAACGGTGTTTTTTATATAACCATCACCAAAGCTAGTGGAAAAAGTCCACAATCCGAACCAACTCAAACCAAGCATTCGCAACCAATAACAACACAAAACCTCGTTTATTTAGTTTCCTCCAATTGTTTCGGCCAGGGCTCACCGGACCTTGGAAACGTGCTCATGAAAAGCTTGATGCTTACACTGTCAGAGAGCGACCCGGCTCCCGAGGCACTGGTATTTTTAAACACCGGCGTTTACCTTGCTGCCGAAGGATCTGACGTTTTACCTTACCTTAACAAGCTTTCCGACAGCGGCACATCAATAATGGCCTGCGGCACATGTCTTGATTACTACCGCCTCAGGGAAAAACTGGCCGTTGGACAAATATCCAACATGTATGAAATAAATAATATACTCACCGGACCCAATAAGGTAATTACGGTTTCCTGACCTCCTTGGTAGGAAATTAGAGGAATTTAAAGGTATTTTGGCTAATGTAAGTTAATTATGAAAACAGCATTTATTATCAACCCCGCTGCGGGGAGAGGAAAAACAAAAAAAATCTGGCCCGTTTTGAGAAATCTTTTAATGCCGGAAATAGTGTTCGAGGAGCACTATACAACCGGGCACGGACATGCCTCCAGGTTAGCCGGTATTTTAGAAGGAAACGGAGCAGAAAAAATAGTTATTGTCGGAGGCGACGGAACACTTCACGAAGTAATAAACGGCCTCAAGAAAAAAGAAGCTATTATAGGAGTAATTCCCACCGGCACCGGTAACGATTTTTGCCGCTCAATAGGCATTCCTGCTGATCCCCGCAGTGCAATAAGAACTTTATCGGAAGGCCGCAT
This Bacillota bacterium DNA region includes the following protein-coding sequences:
- the yedF gene encoding sulfurtransferase-like selenium metabolism protein YedF, whose amino-acid sequence is MVKEIDCRGLNCPQPVINTKKALEEISTGRVTTIVDNPVAHKNVSLFARNSGHRVEDKEENGVFYITITKASGKSPQSEPTQTKHSQPITTQNLVYLVSSNCFGQGSPDLGNVLMKSLMLTLSESDPAPEALVFLNTGVYLAAEGSDVLPYLNKLSDSGTSIMACGTCLDYYRLREKLAVGQISNMYEINNILTGPNKVITVS